One stretch of Schlesneria sp. DSM 10557 DNA includes these proteins:
- the nrdR gene encoding transcriptional regulator NrdR, translating to MMCPFCRHEDTSVIDSRASQQFVIRRRRKCLGCERRFTTYEKIEESPLKVVKKDGSRVPFQREKIKAGLEKACYKRPISDEKMENVISEIEANLYEQFDREVPSREIGEKVMEALRHLDHVAFVRFASVYREFKDVNDFVEELQPIIRGDARR from the coding sequence ATGATGTGTCCGTTTTGTCGGCATGAAGATACGAGCGTCATCGATTCTCGGGCCAGTCAGCAATTCGTCATTCGTCGACGGCGTAAATGTCTGGGCTGCGAACGTCGCTTCACGACCTACGAAAAAATCGAAGAGTCACCGCTCAAAGTCGTCAAGAAAGATGGTTCCCGGGTCCCGTTCCAGCGCGAAAAAATTAAAGCGGGACTGGAAAAGGCTTGCTACAAACGCCCCATCAGCGACGAAAAAATGGAAAACGTCATCTCAGAAATTGAAGCCAATCTCTACGAGCAATTCGATCGTGAAGTCCCCTCTCGGGAAATTGGCGAGAAAGTCATGGAAGCGCTCCGTCACCTCGATCATGTCGCTTTCGTCCGTTTCGCGTCGGTGTACCGCGAATTCAAAGACGTCAATGACTTCGTCGAAGAGCTTCAGCCCATTATCCGGGGCGATGCCCGGCGCTGA
- a CDS encoding histidine phosphatase family protein yields the protein MLNLWLARHGEAVDPDAAANDFSRTLTENGRRQLAGLTRFLMDREPPPELILHSPLVRAEQTARTIAAEIGTERVQVRLEQTLAPGVNVDQLLQRVAKTAAERVLCIGHQPDMSRCLSEMLGGGRVQYLPGSIARVDFAGPIVRHGGALRWHVDPMWFT from the coding sequence ATGCTAAATCTGTGGCTGGCACGACACGGTGAAGCCGTCGACCCTGATGCAGCGGCGAACGACTTCAGTCGAACACTGACCGAAAACGGTCGACGTCAGCTCGCCGGACTGACACGATTCCTGATGGATCGTGAGCCGCCACCAGAATTGATTCTCCACAGCCCCCTCGTCCGGGCCGAGCAAACCGCCCGGACGATTGCCGCGGAAATTGGTACCGAGCGAGTCCAGGTGAGACTGGAACAGACGCTTGCTCCTGGAGTGAATGTCGACCAGTTACTGCAGCGTGTTGCAAAGACCGCAGCCGAGCGAGTTCTCTGCATCGGCCATCAACCTGATATGAGTCGCTGTCTTTCAGAGATGCTCGGCGGCGGCCGAGTGCAGTACTTGCCGGGAAGCATCGCACGCGTTGATTTCGCGGGGCCGATTGTCAGGCATGGCGGGGCGCTGCGATGGCACGTTGATCCGATGTGGTTCACGTAA
- a CDS encoding DUF1570 domain-containing protein produces MRYAPLTMCLVFLAAASVTAAPWSRLTSSISRRLGQDRSTASRWVEERDLDPYLIRSEFPLGDVQELVADLGDLQADLESILRLECEPRPIQVYLFSSKRSYDQYLRIRVPEGVNRQALYVPGTDAGRVYAYRQSELDIDVRHETTHALLHNALPYVPIWIDEGLAEYFEVPAASRVKGHRHRKELRDAIRFSRWKPNIEGLEAKRKLMDMNANDYRDSWGIVHFMLHGPAEAREALYTYFEEIQSGAAPTPLSQHLKQRIPNLSQAIIDHLK; encoded by the coding sequence ATGCGTTACGCCCCGCTGACGATGTGCCTGGTGTTCCTGGCGGCTGCTTCCGTCACAGCGGCCCCGTGGAGTCGCCTGACAAGCAGTATTTCGCGGCGACTCGGACAGGATCGTTCGACCGCTTCCCGCTGGGTCGAAGAACGAGACCTCGACCCGTACCTCATTCGATCCGAATTTCCGCTCGGCGACGTGCAGGAACTGGTCGCGGATCTGGGAGATCTTCAGGCTGATCTGGAGTCGATACTGCGGCTCGAATGTGAGCCGCGTCCCATCCAGGTCTATTTGTTTTCCAGCAAACGCAGCTATGACCAGTATCTGCGAATTCGGGTCCCTGAAGGAGTCAACCGGCAGGCGCTTTACGTTCCTGGAACCGATGCGGGACGCGTTTACGCCTATCGTCAGAGTGAACTCGACATCGATGTCCGTCATGAGACGACCCACGCGTTGCTGCACAACGCCTTACCTTACGTGCCGATCTGGATTGACGAAGGGCTTGCGGAGTACTTCGAGGTTCCGGCCGCCTCACGCGTCAAAGGCCATCGGCACCGAAAAGAGCTGCGTGACGCAATCCGCTTCTCACGCTGGAAACCCAATATTGAAGGATTGGAAGCCAAGCGGAAGCTGATGGACATGAATGCCAATGACTATCGAGACTCGTGGGGCATCGTCCATTTCATGCTGCATGGTCCCGCCGAAGCCCGGGAAGCGCTTTACACGTATTTCGAAGAGATCCAGTCGGGAGCGGCACCGACACCGCTGAGCCAGCATCTCAAGCAGCGGATCCCGAATCTCAGTCAGGCAATCATCGACCACTTGAAGTGA
- a CDS encoding serine hydrolase domain-containing protein yields the protein MSRSAPVPHRSLSWFILLAGSLAVSALTVAAEEPGGAAVPPNRLTSNRELEDRLTPLLQKHNVPGIVGGVIENGQLTAVASVGLRKAGSPEPITINDKLHLGSNTKAMTATLLARLVEEKRMTWESTIGDIFSDLKPAPHPDYRNVTVIQLLSHRAGLPANTAWWSLGKGSRVQQRQRLLETILVEPPLHPPDSKFLYSNVGYVIAGHMAEKVTGKSWEDLMVEYLFKPLKMPSAGFGIPGSIGKVDQPWGHQITDGKEKALQIDNAPALGPAGTVHCSLPDWSHFVGMHLEGARGTSQFLTPGSFQVLHTPVSGDEFACGWVVTDRKWANGTVLTHTGSNTIWFAMAWIAPELNAAFLAVVNHGDESGRSACDAAVVELIGYHKDQVNRRVPSADQ from the coding sequence ATGTCCCGGTCAGCTCCAGTGCCCCACAGGTCACTTTCCTGGTTCATCTTGCTGGCGGGGTCGCTGGCGGTCTCGGCCCTGACCGTCGCCGCTGAGGAGCCGGGAGGCGCAGCAGTTCCCCCCAACCGATTGACATCGAACAGAGAGCTCGAGGACCGGCTGACACCTCTCCTCCAGAAACACAACGTTCCAGGAATCGTGGGGGGGGTGATCGAGAATGGTCAGCTAACCGCGGTGGCCAGTGTCGGACTCCGTAAAGCGGGATCGCCGGAACCGATCACGATCAATGACAAGCTGCATCTGGGCTCGAACACCAAGGCGATGACGGCAACCCTGCTGGCCCGACTCGTGGAAGAGAAACGGATGACCTGGGAATCCACCATCGGTGATATTTTTTCCGATCTGAAGCCAGCTCCCCATCCCGACTATCGCAACGTCACCGTGATTCAGCTTCTCAGTCATCGCGCAGGACTGCCAGCCAATACTGCCTGGTGGTCGCTCGGGAAAGGCTCACGGGTCCAGCAGCGTCAGCGTCTGCTGGAAACAATCCTCGTTGAACCCCCGCTGCATCCCCCCGACAGCAAATTCCTTTACTCCAATGTCGGCTACGTGATCGCTGGTCACATGGCAGAAAAAGTCACGGGAAAATCCTGGGAAGACCTGATGGTCGAATATCTCTTCAAGCCGCTGAAGATGCCGTCGGCCGGTTTCGGCATCCCGGGTTCCATCGGAAAGGTCGATCAACCGTGGGGGCATCAGATCACGGACGGAAAAGAGAAGGCGTTGCAAATTGACAATGCCCCGGCATTGGGGCCTGCCGGGACTGTTCATTGCTCGCTCCCTGACTGGTCGCATTTTGTGGGCATGCATCTGGAAGGTGCACGAGGTACCAGCCAATTTCTGACGCCCGGATCGTTTCAAGTTTTGCACACTCCGGTGAGCGGCGACGAGTTTGCATGTGGCTGGGTGGTGACCGATCGGAAATGGGCGAATGGAACGGTGCTCACTCACACGGGAAGCAACACCATCTGGTTCGCGATGGCGTGGATCGCTCCGGAACTGAACGCCGCCTTCCTGGCCGTGGTCAACCACGGAGATGAGTCCGGTCGCAGTGCGTGCGACGCCGCAGTCGTGGAACTAATTGGGTACCACAAAGATCAGGTCAATCGGCGCGTTCCAAGTGCGGACCAGTAG
- a CDS encoding sugar phosphate isomerase/epimerase family protein, with translation MTTHRADTSTNRRSFLRRSLAGAASLAGIGALSKGNSLRGAEPIQRNGKSHMKLSLAAYSFSKVLVNRGTPEQLAAAKFDLERFIDYCADHDVDGAELTAYFFPKVITPDYLNSLKQRTFRLGLDISGTAIGNDFCLPDGEAREQNLQMCREWIDHSAALGAPVIRIFAGNVPKGETEEAARERCIDGINRSLEYAATKGVCLALENHGGITATPEQMLKIIQGVKPSPWFGVNFDSGNFATKDPYGDLEKIAPYAINAQVKVDVFPDGKSQPTDLARVVKILKAAHYRGFLVLEYESTEDPFVAVPKHLKQLRELIS, from the coding sequence ATGACAACTCATCGCGCTGACACGTCGACCAATCGTCGAAGTTTTCTCCGTCGCTCCCTGGCCGGCGCGGCGAGTCTTGCCGGCATCGGAGCACTCTCGAAGGGGAACTCGCTACGAGGAGCCGAACCGATACAGCGGAACGGCAAGTCGCACATGAAGCTGAGTCTCGCGGCCTACTCGTTCAGTAAGGTTCTTGTGAATCGAGGAACGCCTGAGCAACTGGCGGCGGCAAAATTCGATCTGGAACGATTCATCGATTACTGTGCCGATCATGACGTCGACGGAGCCGAGCTGACGGCGTACTTCTTTCCCAAAGTCATCACGCCAGATTACCTCAACAGTCTGAAACAGCGGACGTTCCGCCTGGGTCTGGATATTTCCGGGACGGCGATTGGAAATGATTTCTGTCTGCCTGACGGTGAGGCGCGCGAGCAGAATCTGCAAATGTGTCGGGAATGGATTGATCATTCGGCAGCACTGGGGGCCCCCGTCATCCGGATTTTTGCTGGGAATGTCCCCAAAGGGGAAACGGAAGAGGCTGCGCGGGAACGCTGCATCGACGGCATCAATCGCTCACTGGAATACGCAGCCACCAAAGGAGTCTGCCTGGCGCTGGAAAACCATGGGGGCATCACGGCGACCCCCGAGCAGATGCTGAAAATTATTCAGGGTGTAAAACCATCCCCCTGGTTCGGGGTCAACTTTGACAGCGGCAACTTTGCAACGAAAGACCCGTACGGCGACCTGGAAAAGATCGCTCCTTATGCCATCAATGCTCAGGTGAAAGTCGACGTCTTCCCCGACGGAAAGTCACAGCCGACTGACCTGGCCCGCGTGGTGAAAATTCTGAAAGCAGCGCACTACCGTGGTTTTCTTGTCCTCGAGTATGAATCGACAGAGGACCCGTTCGTCGCTGTCCCGAAACACTTAAAACAACTGCGGGAATTGATCTCGTAA
- a CDS encoding ABC transporter ATP-binding protein, whose product MTSSSSTLIVEQLTKSYPTPEGSLSILRGVNLQMERGDALAITGPSGSGKSTLLYILGALDSPTSGRVELNGQQAVNLSEMEQARFRNSQVGFIFQDHHLLPQCSVLENVLIPTLAGKGADDAATERARKLLDRVGLADRLTHRPAQLSGGERQRVAVCRALINEPVLLLADEPTGNLDRTTAASVGSLLLDLNREQNTLLVCVTHSLELANRFPRHYELEEGQLVSRKG is encoded by the coding sequence ATGACTTCCAGCTCGTCGACTCTCATCGTCGAACAATTGACGAAAAGCTATCCCACTCCCGAGGGGTCGCTGTCGATTCTCCGCGGAGTCAATCTCCAGATGGAACGGGGGGACGCGCTGGCAATTACGGGGCCCTCTGGCTCTGGCAAAAGCACGCTCCTCTATATTCTCGGCGCACTCGATTCGCCGACGTCGGGTCGCGTGGAATTGAACGGACAACAGGCGGTGAATCTGTCGGAAATGGAGCAGGCCCGCTTCCGGAACTCGCAAGTCGGCTTCATTTTTCAGGATCATCACCTGCTTCCACAGTGTTCCGTTCTGGAAAATGTGCTGATTCCAACTCTCGCGGGCAAAGGGGCTGACGATGCCGCTACCGAGAGAGCCCGCAAACTGCTCGATCGTGTGGGACTGGCCGACCGATTGACGCATCGTCCCGCACAACTCTCGGGAGGGGAACGACAGCGCGTTGCGGTCTGCAGAGCACTCATCAATGAACCCGTTCTGCTTTTGGCCGATGAGCCAACGGGTAACCTCGACCGAACGACGGCGGCGAGCGTCGGGTCACTCCTCCTGGATCTCAATCGCGAGCAGAACACGCTGCTGGTCTGTGTGACTCATAGCCTCGAACTCGCCAATCGCTTTCCACGCCATTATGAACTCGAAGAAGGGCAACTCGTCAGCAGGAAAGGCTGA
- a CDS encoding MOSC domain-containing protein — MQAHIARVTIYPVKSCDGRSYDSATVLASGALQHDRQFALVDSSDRFMTAKRTPLMHRLRLQVDPLKRTFDVSQRDGSFPLSGELDQQGEQLSDWLTEYFSQDISIVENDTTGFPDDTDSNGPTIVSTATLNVVSEWFGGLPLDEVRNRFRASIEIDGVEPFWEDRLVLREGEVQPFLMGDVLFGGTNPCQRCVVPTRDSQSGTVTPPAFAVTFGKQREATLPAWATRERYDHFYRLATNTRLLNLGSGRIRVGDPVRLVDA, encoded by the coding sequence ATGCAGGCACATATCGCGAGAGTGACCATTTATCCGGTGAAGTCCTGTGATGGCAGGAGTTACGACTCAGCAACGGTGCTGGCCAGCGGCGCGCTGCAGCACGATCGCCAGTTCGCCCTCGTCGACTCATCTGACCGGTTCATGACGGCGAAACGAACGCCGCTCATGCATCGACTGCGACTGCAGGTTGACCCGCTGAAGCGGACGTTCGACGTCTCTCAACGCGATGGGAGTTTTCCACTTTCCGGTGAACTGGATCAGCAGGGTGAGCAACTGTCGGACTGGTTAACCGAGTACTTCTCACAGGACATCTCGATTGTCGAGAACGACACCACCGGCTTTCCCGACGACACCGACTCCAATGGACCAACCATTGTGAGTACGGCGACATTAAATGTCGTGTCCGAGTGGTTTGGCGGACTTCCATTGGACGAGGTCCGCAACCGGTTTCGAGCCAGTATTGAAATTGATGGTGTAGAACCGTTCTGGGAAGACAGGCTCGTCCTGCGCGAAGGCGAAGTCCAGCCATTTCTAATGGGCGACGTCCTGTTCGGCGGAACCAACCCCTGTCAGCGGTGCGTGGTCCCGACGCGCGATTCGCAGTCAGGAACCGTGACGCCTCCCGCATTTGCCGTCACATTCGGCAAGCAGCGCGAGGCGACACTTCCTGCCTGGGCCACGCGAGAGCGATACGATCATTTTTATCGGCTCGCGACCAACACCCGCTTGCTGAACCTGGGCTCAGGACGAATCCGCGTGGGTGATCCGGTCAGACTTGTAGACGCCTGA
- a CDS encoding acetylxylan esterase → MTFRIGSFVLLGILVSWIPVRAADLPAFEALPARAELPDPLEMLDGTKITSAADWNSKRRPELKELFQHYMYGYLPARPQKWVVEEVLFTDPAFLDGKATISESRLAFFGPDLKHRLHVILVLPNNVPAGTKVPVFVGMNFCGNHAVTHHPKVHVPEAWVYRSCSGSENERATEQGRGGQTQVWNLDLIIDRGYGFAGFYSGDIDPDTADFADGIQPSFYDKGQTSPKPTDAGTIAAWAWGYHRVVDFLLEKHRDKIDDRRIAVVGHSRNGKTSVLAAAMDERIALAIPHQAGCGGTAPDRVDIDRKDVETIRRINTSFPHWFCDNFPLFNERPDKLPFDQHCLAALCAPRPVLYSNAVEDQWANPDGQFEMLKAAHPVYQLLNSEGLRVSKKPELRTLVDSPLGYYIRPGKHEMNREDWGIFLDFADRHFHQP, encoded by the coding sequence ATGACGTTCAGAATCGGGTCGTTCGTCCTGCTGGGAATTCTAGTTTCATGGATACCGGTGAGGGCCGCGGATCTCCCGGCCTTCGAAGCTCTGCCTGCAAGGGCAGAGCTTCCTGATCCGCTCGAAATGCTGGACGGAACCAAAATCACGTCCGCAGCGGACTGGAACAGCAAGCGACGACCTGAGCTGAAGGAATTGTTCCAGCACTATATGTACGGCTATCTCCCTGCCAGGCCGCAGAAGTGGGTGGTCGAAGAAGTTCTCTTTACTGATCCGGCATTTCTGGACGGCAAAGCGACCATCAGCGAAAGCCGGTTGGCGTTTTTCGGTCCCGACCTGAAGCATCGATTGCATGTGATACTGGTGCTGCCGAATAACGTCCCCGCGGGAACGAAAGTCCCCGTGTTCGTGGGGATGAACTTTTGCGGAAATCACGCAGTCACTCACCATCCCAAGGTGCATGTCCCCGAGGCATGGGTTTATCGTTCCTGCAGCGGCTCAGAAAACGAACGAGCCACCGAACAGGGGCGGGGCGGCCAGACTCAGGTCTGGAATCTGGATCTGATTATCGACCGAGGATACGGCTTCGCCGGCTTCTATAGCGGCGATATTGATCCGGATACCGCGGACTTCGCCGACGGAATTCAACCCTCGTTTTATGACAAGGGGCAGACATCGCCGAAACCGACGGATGCCGGGACGATTGCCGCCTGGGCCTGGGGATACCATCGGGTGGTGGACTTCCTGCTGGAAAAACATCGTGACAAAATCGACGATCGGCGAATCGCCGTCGTAGGACATTCACGCAACGGCAAGACGTCAGTGCTCGCAGCCGCGATGGACGAACGAATCGCCCTGGCAATTCCTCATCAGGCAGGATGTGGGGGAACGGCTCCCGATCGAGTTGACATCGACCGGAAAGATGTCGAAACCATTCGACGAATCAATACGTCATTTCCACACTGGTTCTGCGACAATTTTCCGCTCTTCAATGAACGGCCGGACAAGCTTCCGTTTGACCAGCACTGCCTGGCCGCGCTCTGTGCTCCACGTCCCGTGCTGTACTCCAACGCGGTTGAGGACCAGTGGGCCAATCCTGATGGTCAGTTCGAGATGCTGAAAGCGGCTCATCCCGTCTATCAATTGCTCAACTCAGAGGGACTCCGCGTCAGCAAAAAGCCGGAACTGCGCACTCTTGTCGATAGCCCGCTGGGCTACTACATCCGTCCCGGAAAGCACGAGATGAACCGTGAAGACTGGGGCATCTTCCTGGATTTTGCGGATCGCCATTTTCACCAGCCCTGA
- the thiC gene encoding phosphomethylpyrimidine synthase ThiC — MTRVAEREPHLTPEQVRDEVAAGRMVIPANKVHLQYKLDPMAIGRASKTKVNANMGASPVSSSTDEEVEKLKWAERWGADTVMDLSTGGDLNACRDAIVRNSTVPIGTVPIYSMIIGRRIEQLTPEIILESLKEQAAQGVDYFTIHAGVQREHLPFIKKRLIGIVSRGGSLLAKWMLVHGKQNPMYDHWESICDIMREYDVTFSIGDGLRPGGLADATDQAQLAELVTLGELTERAWRKGVQVMVEGPGHVPFDQIEFNMKLQRQLCHGAPFYVLGPLVTDIFPGYDHITSCIGATAAGYHGAAMLCYVTPKEHLGLPKKDDVKQGCIAYKIAAHAADVALGIPGSRDRDDELTKARAALNWEKHFELSFDPDTARAYHDEDLDVDTDFCAMCGHDWCSVRISKEIVEFSSGKDEQYKWEKAKVTAALSPEQQEILAKRGVLSPDEIHRLAAKTKKVMTPPAADKASCHSDFVDANVARDLQNNKSDLVELTIPQG; from the coding sequence ATGACGCGAGTTGCCGAACGTGAACCGCATCTGACACCCGAGCAGGTGCGCGATGAAGTCGCTGCTGGGCGGATGGTGATCCCTGCGAACAAGGTTCACCTGCAGTACAAACTCGATCCCATGGCAATCGGACGGGCGTCAAAAACCAAAGTGAACGCCAACATGGGTGCTTCGCCGGTTTCATCGAGCACGGATGAAGAAGTCGAAAAGCTGAAATGGGCCGAACGCTGGGGGGCGGACACCGTCATGGACCTTTCGACGGGGGGCGATCTGAACGCCTGCCGCGACGCCATCGTCCGCAACAGCACGGTTCCAATCGGCACGGTCCCCATCTATTCGATGATCATCGGACGGCGAATCGAACAACTGACACCGGAAATCATTCTTGAGTCCCTGAAGGAGCAGGCCGCACAAGGGGTCGATTACTTCACGATTCACGCCGGTGTGCAGCGCGAGCACCTGCCATTCATCAAGAAACGACTGATCGGGATCGTCAGTCGTGGTGGATCCCTCCTGGCGAAGTGGATGCTGGTGCACGGCAAGCAGAACCCGATGTACGATCACTGGGAATCGATCTGCGATATCATGCGTGAGTATGATGTCACGTTCTCAATTGGTGACGGATTGCGTCCGGGTGGATTGGCGGACGCTACAGATCAGGCGCAACTGGCTGAACTGGTGACACTGGGCGAGCTGACCGAGCGTGCCTGGCGGAAAGGGGTTCAGGTCATGGTTGAAGGTCCGGGACATGTCCCATTCGACCAGATCGAATTCAACATGAAGCTTCAGCGACAACTCTGTCACGGTGCTCCGTTCTACGTGCTGGGCCCGCTCGTGACTGATATCTTCCCCGGGTACGACCACATCACCAGTTGTATTGGTGCCACGGCTGCGGGATACCACGGCGCTGCGATGCTCTGTTACGTCACACCGAAAGAGCACCTTGGACTGCCGAAAAAAGATGACGTCAAACAAGGCTGTATCGCTTACAAGATTGCTGCCCACGCCGCAGATGTGGCATTGGGAATCCCGGGATCTCGCGATCGTGACGACGAATTGACCAAGGCACGAGCGGCACTGAACTGGGAGAAACACTTCGAATTGAGTTTCGATCCCGATACAGCGCGGGCCTACCACGACGAGGATCTCGACGTCGACACCGATTTCTGTGCGATGTGCGGTCACGACTGGTGCAGCGTCCGCATCAGTAAGGAAATCGTTGAATTTTCGTCCGGCAAGGACGAACAGTACAAGTGGGAAAAGGCGAAAGTGACTGCGGCTCTCTCACCAGAGCAACAGGAGATTCTGGCCAAGCGAGGTGTTCTGTCGCCCGATGAAATCCACCGCCTGGCTGCGAAGACCAAGAAGGTGATGACGCCGCCAGCAGCAGACAAGGCTTCCTGCCACAGCGACTTCGTCGATGCGAACGTCGCCCGTGACTTGCAGAATAACAAGTCTGATCTGGTGGAACTGACCATCCCACAGGGATAA